In Enterobacter cloacae, the following are encoded in one genomic region:
- the ybaA gene encoding hypothetical protein, producing MCFERKKERALAIMESKKMWRSNYAPPLLRGLWKLGLRIPPLPFASFWQITFIMGFGFGLVWGLGMWFFTWQGMGVQPSWAILRSLSGGILFGVMMAAFHGWRKKANNLPDWKNL from the coding sequence ATGTGTTTTGAGCGAAAAAAGGAACGTGCACTTGCCATTATGGAAAGTAAAAAGATGTGGCGCAGCAACTATGCCCCCCCTCTGTTGCGTGGATTATGGAAGTTAGGACTAAGAATACCGCCATTACCTTTCGCTTCATTTTGGCAAATAACATTCATTATGGGATTCGGATTTGGTCTTGTATGGGGACTCGGTATGTGGTTTTTCACATGGCAAGGTATGGGCGTTCAACCTTCCTGGGCGATATTAAGGAGTCTCTCAGGTGGGATTCTATTTGGCGTGATGATGGCAGCGTTTCACGGATGGCGCAAAAAGGCCAATAATCTGCCTGACTGGAAAAACCTGTAA
- a CDS encoding sodium-independent anion transporter has translation MFGKLFLNYMPGLQNLLAYDKSWLKHDVKAGLSVAAVALPVAIAYAELAGVGAIVGLYSCVLPMIAYALFGSSRQLIVGPDATTCAVIAAVVVPLSAGNPELHWQLTIIMTLMMGGWCLLASKFRLGALADLLSHPILTGLLNGVAVTIIVGQLGKVLGIKLDEAQVIEKIIALPGRISDSHLLTLGISLLTLAILMAIKTYRSHWPAPLIAIVITTALVWGTSAQNYGIATIGGEGFQPGLPVVNWAAFQPGLMRDLVIPALNLALVSFVSLMLTARSFAAKNGYEINADAEFRALGIANLMSGLSQGFAISGADSRTAVNDSTGGKSQLVSVVAALLIGIVVVFFTQPLQFIPVSALGIVLMYASWSLIDLRGLWNLRRRNKQAFRLAFFTFGCVLIIGVIQGIGLAVLLGLLQFLRTVFRPSEHLLGTDENGMIHSLGNTTDIKMIPGVLMYRFNSPLTYFNVAYFKRRVLNLVDGAALQPKWVVIDAVACFTYSDISVLATINELKRDLKGRQITLILAGRKTELTRWFKESRPTMKDDDMILAPDLYLALRFIQSKESASEGESAGDV, from the coding sequence GTGTTCGGAAAACTTTTTTTAAACTACATGCCAGGGTTACAAAATTTATTAGCCTACGATAAAAGCTGGCTAAAACATGATGTTAAAGCCGGGTTATCCGTTGCGGCTGTCGCGCTACCCGTTGCTATTGCTTATGCCGAGCTGGCGGGTGTTGGGGCAATCGTAGGGCTGTATTCCTGCGTTTTACCGATGATAGCTTATGCACTGTTTGGTTCTTCACGTCAGCTTATTGTTGGCCCTGATGCAACAACCTGCGCGGTGATTGCGGCCGTCGTGGTTCCGCTGTCTGCCGGAAATCCCGAACTGCACTGGCAACTGACGATTATCATGACATTAATGATGGGCGGGTGGTGCCTGCTTGCCAGTAAATTTCGCCTGGGCGCACTTGCCGATCTGCTTTCTCATCCCATTCTTACTGGTTTGCTTAATGGCGTAGCCGTAACGATTATTGTCGGGCAATTAGGTAAGGTTCTGGGGATTAAGCTTGATGAGGCGCAGGTTATTGAGAAAATAATTGCCTTGCCAGGCCGAATTTCAGACAGCCATTTATTAACCTTAGGGATATCACTTTTAACGTTAGCTATTTTAATGGCTATCAAAACGTATCGCAGCCACTGGCCTGCACCGTTGATTGCCATTGTGATAACAACGGCACTGGTATGGGGCACATCTGCACAAAATTATGGGATAGCCACTATTGGAGGAGAAGGTTTCCAGCCGGGCTTACCCGTCGTTAACTGGGCAGCGTTTCAGCCAGGTCTGATGCGTGATTTAGTGATCCCGGCGCTGAACCTGGCGTTGGTCAGTTTTGTCAGTCTGATGCTGACCGCTCGCAGTTTCGCCGCGAAAAATGGCTATGAAATTAATGCTGATGCTGAGTTCAGAGCGCTGGGTATTGCGAATCTCATGTCTGGATTATCGCAGGGGTTTGCTATCAGTGGAGCCGATTCCCGGACTGCGGTTAATGATTCAACTGGGGGGAAAAGTCAGCTGGTTTCCGTGGTCGCAGCCTTACTCATCGGTATCGTGGTAGTATTTTTCACTCAGCCATTACAATTTATTCCCGTTTCTGCATTAGGTATTGTTCTAATGTATGCATCGTGGTCATTGATTGATTTACGTGGGCTATGGAACCTGAGGCGAAGAAATAAACAGGCATTTCGCCTGGCTTTCTTCACGTTTGGCTGTGTTTTAATTATCGGCGTTATCCAGGGGATCGGGCTTGCGGTGTTGCTTGGCCTGTTACAGTTCCTGCGTACAGTCTTTCGCCCCTCTGAGCACTTACTGGGAACTGACGAAAATGGAATGATTCACTCATTAGGTAATACAACCGATATTAAAATGATCCCGGGCGTGCTGATGTATCGATTTAACTCCCCGTTGACCTATTTTAATGTGGCTTATTTTAAACGTCGGGTATTGAACTTAGTTGATGGTGCAGCATTACAACCTAAATGGGTGGTCATTGATGCCGTTGCCTGCTTCACCTATTCAGATATCAGTGTCCTGGCAACCATTAATGAGTTAAAGCGCGACCTGAAAGGGCGACAGATCACGTTAATCCTTGCGGGCAGGAAAACGGAATTAACGCGCTGGTTTAAAGAAAGTCGGCCAACAATGAAAGATGATGACATGATTCTGGCACCCGATCTCTATCTGGCACTCCGGTTCATTCAAAGCAAAGAGAGTGCGAGTGAGGGGGAATCAGCCGGTGATGTATAA
- a CDS encoding membrane protein — protein MLFSFRTYFHGRMRLLIAMLAGVICFLALPPELGDLQRLLIGWNVLAWLYLFFMWFRMLRTDVQDIPHIARMQDESAGLVLGMVILGCLVSILAILIELTSLKHLTGTPRVLHLLLTSTTLAVSWALLPTSFAMHYAHHHYLHRSKDVTPMIFPEKPEEPGYWDFLYFSFTIAVASQTADVATGTTDMRQITLLQSVVSFVFNLAILGLSVNVGAGLLS, from the coding sequence ATGCTCTTTTCTTTCAGAACTTATTTTCACGGGCGCATGCGTTTACTGATTGCTATGTTGGCCGGAGTCATCTGCTTTTTAGCCCTTCCCCCTGAGTTGGGAGATCTGCAACGGTTGCTGATAGGCTGGAACGTGCTGGCGTGGCTATATCTGTTCTTTATGTGGTTTCGTATGTTACGTACTGATGTGCAGGATATTCCGCATATTGCCAGAATGCAGGATGAGAGCGCGGGGCTGGTGCTGGGCATGGTGATTCTCGGCTGCCTGGTCAGTATCCTGGCGATCCTGATTGAGCTGACCTCACTAAAGCACCTCACCGGAACACCGCGCGTGCTGCATCTGCTGCTGACCAGCACCACGCTGGCGGTTTCCTGGGCCTTATTGCCCACCTCATTTGCCATGCATTACGCTCACCACCATTACCTACACCGAAGTAAAGACGTCACGCCGATGATCTTTCCGGAAAAACCAGAGGAACCGGGTTACTGGGATTTCCTTTATTTTTCCTTCACCATCGCTGTAGCGTCACAAACCGCCGATGTGGCGACCGGTACCACCGACATGCGACAAATTACGTTGCTCCAGTCGGTGGTTTCTTTTGTTTTCAATCTGGCGATTCTTGGTCTGTCGGTGAACGTCGGAGCCGGACTACTGAGCTGA